A genomic region of uncultured Roseibium sp. contains the following coding sequences:
- a CDS encoding SCO family protein: MSGLKLFRYVAWAAVAVLATASGFIVYQQTAGNENSGSLIEPLAAIGGPFELVDGNGETVTDATFAGKPLVLFFGFTYCPDVCPTTLSELQGWIEALGSDADKLNYAFVTVDPERDTPDVMRDYVWAFDKRIAPLTGSREQIDAVIKAYRVYAKKVPLDDGDYTMDHSAAVYLMNSDNKFVGTIAYAEAEETAMKKLRRLIANAPASS; encoded by the coding sequence ATGTCCGGTTTGAAACTCTTCCGTTACGTGGCCTGGGCGGCGGTTGCCGTTCTTGCCACCGCATCCGGTTTTATCGTTTATCAGCAGACCGCAGGAAACGAGAATTCCGGCTCGCTGATCGAACCCCTCGCCGCCATCGGCGGCCCGTTCGAGCTTGTCGACGGCAACGGAGAAACGGTCACCGACGCGACCTTCGCCGGCAAGCCGCTGGTGCTGTTCTTCGGCTTCACCTATTGCCCCGATGTCTGTCCGACGACGCTGTCCGAATTGCAGGGCTGGATCGAGGCGCTCGGGTCTGATGCCGACAAGCTGAACTACGCTTTCGTGACCGTGGATCCCGAGCGCGACACACCCGATGTGATGCGGGATTATGTCTGGGCTTTCGACAAGCGCATCGCCCCGCTGACCGGGTCACGCGAACAGATCGATGCTGTCATCAAGGCCTATCGGGTTTATGCCAAGAAGGTTCCGCTTGACGACGGTGATTATACGATGGACCATTCCGCCGCCGTATATCTGATGAATTCGGACAACAAGTTTGTCGGAACCATCGCCTATGCGGAGGCCGAAGAAACGGCGATGAAGAAGCTGCGCAGGCTGATCGCAAACGCGCCGGCTTCCAGCTGA
- a CDS encoding MFS transporter translates to MAQTLLSVSALLLSVALLIFGHGLQTTLLPLAADRYYFSDFEIGAISSAYFVGLVLGCLAAPLLIMRAGHIRAFAALVSLMSGAAILHPIIIDPYAWFIIRVVSGFSLAGFYMIVESWLNESATNENRGTIMSIYIVIVFGSLILGQVSIASMSIASFVPFAVASVALSLAVMPISLTTATQPAPITLVRFRPIRLYRTSPAAFVGILLIGICQGAVFTLSPLYGSQIGLSTNQSAYYAAAIIGGGMIAQWPVGRLSDRVDRRLVLVGLGVATTAASLAIVFFSPTAFPIAAMTAVLVGMFTQPLYAIAVAHAFDHAAPEDFVETSSGMLLSFGIGSIIGPLVASLVMGQIGPSGLYVMIGTVSLAMAAFVLTRVLTRQALTDDEKTDFEYAATAQVGSVISPEPLDAEAEEYVIPPEEFPAYEDDIYNFDTGSDETDETEDAKDAKAKLDAAPGDAVEDADKAKPADGTHADDAAPTKTPETRS, encoded by the coding sequence ATGGCTCAGACGCTCCTTTCCGTCTCCGCGCTCTTGCTGTCGGTTGCGTTGCTCATATTCGGGCACGGTCTACAGACAACCCTGCTGCCGCTCGCGGCGGACCGCTACTATTTTTCCGACTTCGAGATCGGGGCAATCTCGTCGGCCTATTTCGTCGGGCTTGTGCTCGGCTGCCTTGCCGCACCGCTGCTGATCATGCGCGCCGGCCATATCCGCGCCTTTGCGGCGCTCGTCTCGCTGATGTCAGGGGCGGCCATCCTGCACCCGATCATCATCGACCCCTATGCCTGGTTCATCATCCGCGTCGTTTCGGGCTTCAGCCTTGCCGGGTTCTACATGATCGTCGAAAGCTGGCTGAACGAGAGCGCGACGAACGAGAATCGCGGCACCATCATGTCGATCTACATCGTGATCGTCTTCGGATCCCTGATCCTGGGACAGGTCTCGATCGCAAGCATGAGCATTGCATCCTTCGTCCCCTTCGCCGTCGCCTCCGTGGCCCTGAGCCTTGCCGTGATGCCGATTTCGCTGACCACGGCAACGCAACCGGCGCCGATCACGCTGGTGCGTTTCAGGCCGATACGGCTCTACCGGACATCGCCCGCCGCCTTTGTCGGGATCCTTCTGATCGGGATCTGCCAGGGCGCGGTTTTCACGCTTTCGCCGCTCTACGGATCACAGATCGGGCTGTCGACGAACCAGTCCGCCTATTATGCCGCAGCCATCATCGGCGGCGGCATGATCGCCCAATGGCCGGTCGGACGCCTTTCCGACCGCGTCGACCGCCGTCTCGTGCTCGTCGGCCTCGGCGTTGCAACGACAGCAGCGTCGCTTGCCATTGTGTTCTTCTCGCCGACCGCGTTTCCGATCGCGGCGATGACCGCGGTTCTGGTGGGGATGTTCACCCAGCCGCTCTACGCGATCGCCGTGGCACATGCTTTCGACCATGCAGCCCCTGAAGATTTTGTCGAGACCTCTTCCGGTATGCTGCTCTCCTTCGGCATCGGATCGATCATAGGACCACTGGTCGCCTCGCTTGTCATGGGACAGATCGGTCCCTCCGGCCTCTACGTGATGATCGGCACCGTCAGTCTTGCGATGGCGGCCTTCGTTCTCACCCGCGTGCTTACGCGGCAGGCGCTTACCGACGACGAAAAGACGGACTTCGAATACGCGGCAACAGCCCAGGTCGGTTCGGTCATTTCTCCCGAGCCGCTTGATGCGGAGGCCGAGGAATACGTCATTCCGCCGGAAGAGTTTCCGGCCTACGAGGACGACATCTACAATTTCGATACCGGCTCCGACGAGACCGACGAGACCGAAGACGCAAAAGACGCCAAGGCAAAGTTGGACGCGGCGCCGGGCGATGCTGTGGAAGACGCAGACAAGGCAAAGCCGGCAGACGGCACACATGCCGATGATGCCGCGCCTACGAAAACGCCCGAAACCAGGTCCTGA
- a CDS encoding TlyA family RNA methyltransferase, whose protein sequence is MSSKRLDHYLVDTGLFASRARARDAILRGTVLMDGTVCKKPAQKVAGGVSIEVNDPASAYVSRAALKLLEALEWFNVEPRGRICLDIGASTGGFTQVLLQHGAAKVHAIDVGHGQLHESLASHQRVIAQEGLNARDLTSAHLGGDTPDLIVSDVSFISLKLALPPALALAAEGAEGIFLVKPQFEAGKDRIGKGGLVDPDIAEETARGLQTWLSSVPDWEAGDLVPSPVKGGDGNAEWLLYGRKTG, encoded by the coding sequence ATGTCTTCCAAACGCCTCGACCATTATCTCGTCGACACCGGCCTTTTCGCGAGCAGGGCCCGGGCGCGTGACGCGATCCTGCGCGGCACCGTGCTCATGGACGGGACGGTGTGCAAGAAACCGGCGCAGAAAGTTGCCGGAGGTGTCTCGATCGAGGTCAACGACCCAGCCTCGGCCTATGTCTCGCGTGCTGCGCTCAAACTGCTGGAAGCGCTCGAATGGTTCAATGTCGAGCCCCGAGGTCGGATCTGCCTGGATATCGGAGCGTCGACCGGCGGCTTCACGCAGGTGCTTCTTCAACATGGGGCAGCAAAGGTTCATGCGATCGACGTCGGTCACGGCCAGTTGCATGAAAGCCTCGCGTCGCATCAAAGAGTGATTGCACAGGAGGGTCTCAACGCGCGCGACCTTACGAGCGCGCACCTTGGGGGCGACACACCGGATCTCATTGTATCCGATGTCAGCTTCATTTCGCTGAAGCTTGCCCTGCCCCCTGCGCTTGCGCTGGCCGCCGAAGGTGCTGAGGGCATCTTTCTGGTCAAACCGCAATTCGAGGCGGGCAAGGACAGGATCGGCAAGGGCGGCCTCGTCGATCCCGACATTGCCGAAGAGACCGCGCGCGGACTGCAAACGTGGCTGTCATCCGTTCCGGACTGGGAAGCAGGCGACCTCGTGCCCTCACCCGTGAAGGGCGGGGACGGCAATGCCGAGTGGCTGCTATACGGCCGGAAAACCGGCTGA
- the aroC gene encoding chorismate synthase has protein sequence MSHNSFGHLFRVTTWGESHGPAIGCVIDGCPPLIPLSEADIQGYMEKRKPGQSRFTTQRREADEVKILSGVMVDEDGVQKTTGTPISLLVENTDQRSKDYSEIKDRFRPGHADFTYDAKYGIRDYRGGGRSSARETAMRVAAGAVARKVLQGVTVRAALVQVGERKIDRGNWNWAEVDNNPFFSPDADAAANWADYLDGVRKAGSSVGAVIEVVAEGVPAGWGAPIYGKLDTDLAAAMMSINAVKGVEIGNGFEAASLTGEENADEIRVDDVGRPVFLTNNSGGVLGGISNGDPLVVRFAVKPTSSILTERKSITRQGEEVDVMTKGRHDPCVGIRAVPVGEAMMACVLADHFLRHRGQVG, from the coding sequence ATGTCGCACAACAGTTTTGGTCACTTGTTTCGCGTCACGACCTGGGGAGAAAGCCATGGTCCGGCGATAGGCTGCGTCATCGATGGATGCCCGCCCCTGATCCCGCTGAGCGAAGCCGATATCCAGGGCTATATGGAAAAACGCAAGCCCGGACAGTCCCGCTTTACGACGCAGCGGCGCGAAGCGGATGAAGTGAAGATCCTGTCCGGCGTGATGGTTGACGAGGACGGCGTCCAGAAAACCACCGGGACGCCCATCTCGCTCCTGGTCGAGAACACCGACCAGCGTTCGAAGGACTATTCCGAGATCAAGGACCGCTTCCGTCCGGGACACGCGGACTTCACCTACGACGCCAAATACGGAATCCGGGACTATCGCGGCGGTGGCCGCTCCTCGGCGCGCGAAACCGCCATGCGGGTCGCCGCCGGTGCGGTGGCCCGAAAGGTTCTGCAGGGTGTCACGGTCCGGGCCGCGCTGGTTCAGGTTGGTGAACGGAAGATCGATCGCGGCAACTGGAACTGGGCCGAGGTCGACAACAATCCGTTCTTTTCACCCGACGCCGATGCCGCCGCCAACTGGGCGGACTATCTCGATGGCGTGCGCAAGGCCGGGTCGTCGGTGGGGGCCGTGATCGAGGTTGTCGCCGAAGGCGTGCCCGCGGGCTGGGGCGCACCGATCTACGGCAAGCTGGATACCGATCTGGCGGCGGCCATGATGTCCATCAATGCCGTGAAGGGCGTCGAGATCGGCAACGGCTTTGAGGCCGCCAGCCTGACCGGCGAGGAAAATGCCGACGAGATCCGCGTGGACGATGTCGGCAGGCCGGTATTCCTGACCAACAATTCGGGCGGTGTTCTTGGCGGCATTTCAAACGGGGATCCGCTGGTCGTGCGGTTCGCCGTCAAGCCGACCTCGTCCATCCTGACCGAGCGCAAGTCCATCACCCGCCAGGGCGAGGAAGTCGATGTCATGACAAAGGGACGCCACGACCCTTGCGTCGGAATTCGCGCGGTGCCGGTTGGTGAAGCCATGATGGCCTGTGTACTCGCCGACCACTTTCTGCGTCACAGGGGGCAGGTCGGCTAG
- a CDS encoding class I SAM-dependent methyltransferase — MAKANDDERVSGGGRSLPPVMSLARRTRYALHQGSRVALYTLHSEAMRRMNKRIQKELPETPKVTPEGPVPGQRRMLSDIFKLFADDLKAVEDGLYPMPSDGTLSPRELLETSRAFFKDVPEVARRRATGAHQEVNEEVSGFAEALPRYYRQNFHFQTDGWLTEDSAKLYDFQVDVLFSGATAAMRRKALVPFAHILKQKDQRKVVYADVACGTGGLLRPALKAFPRLRGIGLDLSEPYLNVARERLKTHRASHVTAMAEQLPFADASVDVVSCVFLFHELPPKIRRQVIAEISRVLKPGGSFLFVDSLQTGDVPDYDGLLSVFPQLFHEPYYTSYLQEDLTGLCAEQGLEERWMVPAFVSRAAEFVKTR, encoded by the coding sequence ATGGCTAAGGCAAATGACGATGAGCGCGTGTCCGGCGGCGGCCGCAGCCTTCCCCCCGTCATGAGCCTTGCCCGGCGTACCCGCTACGCGTTGCACCAGGGGAGCCGTGTTGCGCTCTACACGCTTCATTCCGAAGCCATGCGCCGCATGAACAAGCGCATCCAGAAAGAGCTCCCGGAAACGCCGAAGGTTACCCCCGAAGGTCCGGTTCCCGGCCAGAGACGCATGCTTTCGGACATTTTCAAGCTGTTTGCCGACGACCTGAAAGCGGTCGAGGACGGCCTTTATCCAATGCCCTCGGACGGAACGCTCTCGCCGCGCGAACTGCTCGAGACGAGCCGTGCGTTTTTCAAGGACGTGCCCGAGGTGGCGCGGCGGCGGGCAACAGGCGCGCACCAGGAGGTGAACGAGGAGGTCTCAGGATTTGCCGAGGCGCTGCCGCGCTACTACCGGCAGAATTTCCATTTCCAGACGGATGGCTGGCTCACCGAGGACAGCGCCAAGCTCTACGATTTCCAGGTCGACGTCCTGTTTTCGGGCGCGACGGCCGCGATGCGCCGCAAGGCGCTGGTTCCCTTCGCACACATCCTGAAGCAGAAGGACCAGCGCAAGGTCGTCTATGCCGATGTTGCCTGCGGAACCGGTGGCCTGCTGCGGCCTGCCCTCAAGGCCTTTCCCAGACTGCGGGGCATCGGGCTGGACCTCTCGGAGCCTTATCTGAACGTTGCACGGGAACGACTGAAAACGCATCGCGCAAGCCATGTCACCGCCATGGCCGAGCAACTGCCGTTTGCCGATGCCTCGGTGGACGTTGTTTCCTGCGTGTTCCTTTTCCACGAACTGCCGCCCAAAATCCGCCGCCAGGTGATTGCCGAGATCTCCCGGGTTCTGAAGCCGGGCGGGTCGTTCCTGTTCGTCGACAGTCTTCAGACCGGAGACGTGCCGGATTACGACGGCCTTCTGTCGGTGTTCCCGCAGCTTTTTCACGAGCCCTACTATACATCCTACCTGCAGGAAGACCTGACTGGCCTTTGTGCCGAGCAAGGTCTGGAAGAGCGATGGATGGTGCCTGCCTTCGTGTCGCGCGCGGCAGAGTTCGTCAAGACACGCTAA
- a CDS encoding copper chaperone PCu(A)C: protein MKLWTSIAAATALTLVSLSATAADYSAGDLSLSKTWTRATPPKARAGGGFVEIVNAGSEDDRLVSASSDVAKNVELHEMTVADGVMKMREMEGGIEIPAGETVTLKPGGLHIMFMGLNQPFREGTTVPVVLTFEKAGDVAIELDVAKMGAKSMKHGHGDHDHGSQDHKNHSKN from the coding sequence ATGAAACTCTGGACATCGATCGCCGCAGCGACGGCGCTTACTCTTGTCTCTCTTTCCGCCACCGCTGCCGACTACAGCGCGGGTGATCTCTCGCTATCCAAAACCTGGACACGCGCAACGCCGCCCAAAGCGAGGGCCGGCGGCGGCTTCGTCGAGATCGTGAATGCCGGCTCAGAAGACGACCGCCTCGTCTCGGCCTCTTCGGACGTCGCAAAAAATGTCGAACTCCATGAAATGACGGTCGCCGACGGCGTCATGAAAATGCGCGAGATGGAAGGCGGCATCGAGATACCGGCCGGGGAAACCGTCACCTTGAAGCCGGGGGGCCTGCACATCATGTTCATGGGACTGAACCAGCCGTTTAGGGAAGGAACGACTGTTCCCGTCGTGCTGACCTTTGAAAAGGCGGGGGATGTCGCCATCGAACTCGACGTTGCCAAGATGGGTGCGAAATCGATGAAACACGGCCACGGTGATCACGATCACGGCAGCCAAGACCACAAGAACCACAGCAAAAACTGA
- a CDS encoding sulfite exporter TauE/SafE family protein: MLEDLSVWTGLPPTQLIICAVIVFIAGLVRGFAGFGLSAVLMASIVVFIPPVELIPVCFLLEAAASLAMFRGGLRDADIGTAAILAICSALGVPLGLALTTSIDVDLSKLIALVIVLSLTILQLMKINILPASQKVALPATGIAAGIVSGLAAVGGMVIALYVLASPKKAREMRGSLVLYLFFGMLTSSVTLYLFGVLEGDAITRGAVFSPLVLAGVLVGSKLFSRSLDQTYRRACLYLLVAFASAGLLRLAVF, from the coding sequence ATGCTAGAGGATCTGAGCGTCTGGACCGGACTGCCGCCGACGCAACTCATCATTTGTGCCGTGATCGTATTCATCGCAGGGCTGGTGCGCGGCTTTGCGGGATTCGGTCTGTCGGCGGTTCTGATGGCCAGCATCGTCGTCTTCATTCCGCCGGTCGAACTGATCCCGGTCTGCTTTCTCCTGGAGGCCGCGGCGAGCCTCGCCATGTTCCGCGGCGGCCTGAGAGACGCCGACATTGGAACCGCGGCCATCCTCGCGATCTGCAGTGCCCTCGGCGTGCCGCTCGGCCTCGCCCTGACCACGAGCATCGACGTTGACCTTTCCAAACTGATCGCACTCGTGATCGTGCTTTCGCTCACGATCCTTCAGCTCATGAAGATCAATATCCTTCCCGCATCGCAGAAGGTCGCCCTGCCGGCCACGGGCATTGCAGCCGGCATTGTCAGCGGACTGGCCGCAGTCGGGGGTATGGTGATCGCCCTTTATGTCCTGGCCTCGCCGAAGAAGGCGCGGGAAATGCGCGGGTCCCTCGTGCTTTACCTGTTCTTCGGAATGCTGACGTCGTCCGTGACGCTTTACCTGTTCGGCGTTCTTGAAGGGGACGCGATTACGCGCGGGGCGGTCTTTTCCCCTCTCGTCCTCGCGGGTGTCCTGGTAGGCAGCAAGCTGTTCAGCCGCAGTCTCGATCAGACATACCGGCGGGCCTGCCTTTACCTGCTCGTGGCATTCGCAAGCGCAGGCCTCTTGCGCCTTGCGGTCTTTTGA
- the ribB gene encoding 3,4-dihydroxy-2-butanone-4-phosphate synthase, translating to MRLDQWLLQTGEGRSAFARRADLSPASVSALCNDPNVWVSRDMARKIAIATDGAVTPNDFLGLSTTKEHPVSQARVAEAIRAFERGEMVVVTDDDDRENEGDLIVAASKITSEQMAFMVRHTSGIICAPMTVANARRLRLDPMVAENDAPLATAFTISVDYRQGLTTGISAEERCATVHALANPNVAADDFVRPGHIFPLVAKEGGVMMRSGHTEAAVDLCRLSGLEEVGVISELVNDDGTVKRGTQVAEFASEHDLKMVSVSDLIAWRQRTERMVERVNEQPVDTIAGPAYAMTYSTPYDQMHHLAIVYGDILDGRSVPVRLQLESVLDDVFGEARPLDQIMTHFAERGRGVIVFLREGSVGVARQSRRARSDFEAADTEEHGSAQARQEQWREVGLGAQILKDLGVSSIRLLASRERHYVGLEGFDIKIDETEILDT from the coding sequence ATGAGACTCGATCAATGGCTTTTGCAGACTGGAGAAGGACGGAGTGCATTCGCGCGCCGCGCCGACTTGTCGCCTGCGTCTGTATCGGCCCTTTGCAACGATCCGAATGTCTGGGTATCGCGGGACATGGCCCGCAAGATTGCCATCGCGACCGATGGCGCCGTCACGCCCAATGATTTTCTCGGACTGTCCACAACCAAGGAGCATCCCGTGTCCCAGGCCCGTGTCGCAGAAGCAATCCGCGCGTTTGAACGTGGAGAAATGGTGGTCGTGACCGACGATGACGACCGCGAAAACGAAGGCGACCTGATCGTCGCGGCGTCCAAGATCACCTCCGAACAGATGGCCTTCATGGTCCGGCACACATCCGGCATCATCTGCGCACCGATGACGGTCGCCAATGCGCGCCGGCTGCGCCTCGACCCGATGGTGGCGGAAAACGACGCGCCGCTTGCGACCGCCTTCACCATCTCCGTCGACTACCGGCAGGGACTCACGACAGGCATTTCCGCGGAAGAACGTTGCGCGACCGTCCATGCGCTCGCGAACCCGAATGTCGCTGCCGACGATTTTGTCCGGCCCGGCCACATCTTCCCGCTGGTCGCCAAGGAAGGCGGCGTGATGATGCGCTCCGGGCATACGGAAGCGGCCGTTGATCTGTGCCGCCTTTCAGGCCTTGAAGAGGTCGGCGTGATCAGCGAGCTCGTCAATGACGACGGCACCGTCAAGCGCGGGACACAAGTGGCGGAATTCGCGTCCGAACACGATCTCAAGATGGTGTCGGTCTCGGACCTGATCGCCTGGCGTCAGCGCACCGAACGCATGGTCGAGCGCGTGAACGAGCAACCGGTCGACACCATTGCAGGCCCTGCTTACGCAATGACCTATTCAACGCCCTATGATCAAATGCACCACCTTGCCATCGTCTACGGAGACATTCTGGACGGACGCAGCGTGCCGGTGCGGCTGCAGCTTGAATCGGTCCTGGACGACGTGTTCGGCGAGGCACGGCCTCTTGACCAGATCATGACACACTTCGCCGAGCGCGGGCGCGGCGTCATCGTTTTCCTGAGAGAAGGATCGGTCGGGGTCGCGCGCCAGTCGCGGCGTGCCCGTTCGGATTTCGAAGCTGCCGACACGGAAGAACACGGCTCGGCGCAGGCGCGGCAGGAACAATGGCGTGAAGTGGGTCTCGGCGCGCAGATCCTGAAAGATCTCGGCGTCAGTTCAATTCGCCTGCTGGCCTCGCGCGAGCGGCACTATGTCGGCCTGGAAGGGTTCGACATCAAGATCGACGAGACGGAGATCCTCGACACCTGA
- the yghX gene encoding YghX family hydrolase: protein MNDMTPVRRKTAKDFPQELLDLYDYYAHGKITKREFLNGAAKFAVAGVTAAMLLDQLSPDYALAQQVDPDDASIETQRITYPSPNGHGEVNAYLVKPAGATGKLPAVLVIHENRGLNPYIEDVARRLGKAGFMAMAPDGLTSVGGYPGTDDKGRELQRTVDREKLLNDFFAGFEYLLNSDDSTGKVGAVGFCYGGGVVNAIAVAYPELAAGVPFYGRQADAADVPNIQAPLMLQFAELDERINAGWPAYEEALKVNGKDYVAHMYPGVNHGFHNDTTPRFDPEAAKLAEERTVAFFKEHLM from the coding sequence ATGAACGACATGACCCCGGTCCGTCGCAAGACGGCGAAGGACTTTCCCCAGGAACTGCTGGACCTCTACGATTACTATGCCCATGGCAAGATCACGAAACGTGAATTCCTGAACGGTGCGGCAAAGTTCGCCGTTGCGGGCGTGACGGCGGCCATGCTCCTCGATCAGCTGTCGCCCGACTACGCGCTTGCCCAGCAGGTCGACCCTGATGATGCGTCCATAGAAACCCAGCGGATCACGTATCCGTCGCCGAACGGCCATGGCGAGGTGAATGCCTATCTGGTGAAACCCGCAGGGGCGACCGGAAAGCTGCCGGCGGTGCTGGTGATACACGAGAACCGCGGCCTCAACCCCTATATCGAGGACGTTGCCCGCCGGCTCGGCAAGGCCGGGTTCATGGCGATGGCGCCAGACGGCCTGACATCGGTCGGCGGCTATCCGGGCACAGACGACAAGGGGCGTGAACTGCAGCGCACCGTCGACAGGGAAAAGCTCCTGAACGACTTCTTCGCAGGCTTCGAGTATCTGCTCAACAGCGACGACAGCACGGGTAAGGTTGGCGCGGTCGGCTTCTGCTATGGCGGCGGTGTCGTCAACGCGATCGCGGTTGCCTATCCGGAACTGGCCGCCGGCGTGCCGTTCTACGGACGTCAGGCGGACGCGGCCGATGTCCCGAACATCCAGGCGCCGCTCATGCTGCAGTTTGCCGAACTGGATGAACGCATCAATGCCGGCTGGCCAGCCTACGAGGAAGCGCTCAAGGTGAACGGCAAGGACTACGTCGCCCACATGTATCCGGGCGTCAATCATGGGTTCCACAACGACACGACGCCGCGTTTCGACCCGGAGGCCGCCAAGCTAGCGGAGGAACGCACGGTCGCGTTCTTCAAGGAACACCTGATGTAG
- a CDS encoding class I SAM-dependent RNA methyltransferase, translating to MSERELTISELGHRGDGIAQTDAGPVYVAGALPGEVVTASVADGRARNPVFKSFSPDRITPVCRHFEACGGCTVQHLAPAPYLAWKRALVEKALRDRGIVTDVSGTIAATAGGRRRAVFAATRAGRHTLLGYHEKSSHRLVDISECPILDPAIVNALDGLKSLVSEILPRKGEVRLTVLNTTAGLDVAIDKADTAYERKIPALSQKTIELDLARLSINGEVLLEVRPPMLDMDGIGLAAAPGGFTQATLAAEAALSDLVLDGVGKARTVADLFSGAGTFALRLARQANVHAVEGDAAAIAAFDKALRKPRGLKKVSYERRDLFRRPLVLEELEPFDAVVFDPPRAGAQAQAELLAKSKVKTIVAVSCNPATFARDIRLLLDGGYSLQSVTPVDQFLYSPHIEVVGVLIRE from the coding sequence ATGAGTGAGAGAGAACTGACAATCAGCGAACTCGGCCACCGGGGTGACGGGATCGCGCAGACGGATGCCGGGCCGGTCTACGTTGCGGGCGCCCTGCCGGGCGAGGTCGTCACCGCATCGGTCGCCGATGGCCGTGCCAGAAACCCGGTGTTCAAGTCCTTTTCGCCGGATCGGATCACGCCGGTCTGCAGGCATTTCGAGGCCTGCGGCGGCTGTACCGTTCAACATCTTGCGCCCGCGCCCTATCTCGCCTGGAAGCGCGCCCTGGTGGAAAAGGCGCTGCGCGACCGCGGCATCGTGACCGATGTCTCCGGCACCATCGCCGCGACCGCAGGCGGACGGCGCCGTGCCGTCTTTGCCGCGACGCGCGCGGGACGGCACACGCTGCTCGGATATCATGAAAAATCGAGCCACAGGCTGGTCGATATCAGCGAGTGCCCGATCCTCGACCCGGCAATCGTCAACGCACTGGACGGCTTGAAATCGCTGGTGTCGGAGATCCTGCCCCGGAAAGGGGAGGTCCGGCTGACGGTGCTGAACACGACGGCGGGGCTGGATGTCGCGATCGACAAGGCGGACACGGCCTATGAGCGCAAGATCCCGGCCCTGTCGCAAAAGACGATTGAACTGGACCTTGCCCGGCTGTCAATCAACGGCGAAGTCCTTCTGGAGGTCCGGCCGCCGATGCTCGACATGGACGGCATCGGTCTTGCCGCCGCACCCGGGGGGTTCACCCAGGCGACGCTCGCGGCCGAGGCCGCACTCTCGGACCTCGTGCTTGACGGCGTCGGCAAGGCCAGGACGGTCGCGGATCTCTTTTCGGGTGCCGGCACCTTCGCGCTGCGCCTTGCGCGACAAGCGAACGTGCACGCCGTGGAAGGCGATGCGGCGGCGATTGCAGCCTTCGACAAGGCGCTGCGAAAACCGCGCGGACTAAAGAAGGTCAGTTACGAACGGCGCGACCTGTTCCGCAGGCCTCTGGTACTGGAAGAGCTGGAACCGTTCGATGCTGTCGTCTTCGATCCGCCACGTGCCGGGGCGCAGGCGCAAGCCGAACTTCTCGCGAAGTCCAAGGTCAAGACAATCGTTGCGGTCTCCTGCAATCCGGCAACCTTTGCACGCGATATACGTCTGCTCCTGGATGGCGGTTATTCGCTTCAAAGCGTCACACCAGTGGACCAGTTCCTCTATTCGCCCCATATTGAAGTGGTCGGTGTACTGATCAGGGAGTGA
- a CDS encoding LysR family transcriptional regulator has product MNWENLKYLLAFYRAGSLSSAAARLGVDATTVSRRLTALQKEIGTQLLERSASGSLELTSAGQKAVTHGETLETSLNALTSELTGAGLAEEGMVRVSSVPVVNTRILMPRVSGFCRRHPGIELHLASEIRNVSLTRRETDMAIRLGRPRDGGQNVTARRIAVLEHAAYGPAGAAAGDLPWITYHENMSFLPQARWMADHLKGEGAAIARIRPSDLEGVIEAVAAGIGRSIIPKRLAGTDHRLQVLDEPKPDLQREVWLMQHADQAGLARMLAVSRWIEELFS; this is encoded by the coding sequence ATGAACTGGGAAAATCTGAAATACCTCCTCGCCTTCTATCGCGCCGGATCCCTGTCTTCTGCAGCTGCTCGTTTGGGCGTCGATGCCACGACGGTATCCCGGCGCTTGACGGCGCTGCAAAAGGAAATCGGGACACAGTTGCTGGAAAGATCCGCCAGCGGCTCTCTGGAACTGACCTCCGCCGGCCAGAAGGCGGTGACCCACGGCGAAACGCTGGAGACCTCCCTCAACGCGCTGACCTCGGAACTGACGGGAGCCGGGCTGGCTGAAGAGGGCATGGTCCGGGTTTCGTCGGTGCCCGTGGTCAATACCAGGATACTGATGCCGCGGGTCAGTGGCTTTTGCCGGCGGCATCCCGGAATTGAGTTGCACCTGGCCTCCGAGATACGGAACGTCAGCCTGACGCGGCGGGAAACCGACATGGCGATCCGGCTCGGCCGTCCCCGTGACGGCGGGCAGAACGTGACCGCGCGGCGGATTGCGGTGCTCGAACACGCCGCCTACGGACCGGCTGGCGCTGCCGCCGGGGACCTGCCCTGGATCACGTATCACGAGAACATGAGCTTCCTGCCACAGGCGCGCTGGATGGCCGATCATCTGAAGGGTGAGGGGGCTGCGATCGCCAGGATCCGTCCAAGTGATCTGGAGGGAGTTATTGAAGCGGTTGCAGCGGGCATCGGACGATCCATCATCCCGAAAAGGCTCGCCGGGACGGATCATCGCCTCCAGGTGCTGGACGAGCCGAAGCCGGACCTGCAGCGCGAGGTCTGGCTGATGCAGCATGCCGATCAGGCCGGACTTGCCCGCATGCTGGCCGTCAGCCGATGGATCGAAGAGCTGTTTTCCTGA